From the genome of Acinetobacter sp. TR3:
CAATGAGTTTTAACTCATAAATCGTCACTGGACGCGCTTCACGCTCAATTTCAATTCCTTGGCGCGCTAACTCATACAAAGGGCGACCTTCTCGTTTCAGTGCCGAATACATCGGTGGCACTTGCTTGATATCACCACGGAACTGTTCTAGAACCTGTTCAATATTAGCTTCAGTTAATGCTGGCACATCTCTTTGTTGAAGAATTTCCCCTTCAACATCACCCGTAGCAGTTGTTTGTCCAAGTTTTACTGTTGTTTGATAACGCTTGGTCGAATCCAATAAATAATGCGAAAACTTGGTTGCCTCCCCTAAGCAAATCGGTAATAAACCTGTTGCAAGCGGATCTAAAGCACCTGTATGTCCTGCTTTCTGTGCATTAAAAAGTCGACGTACTTTTTGCAATGCCGAATTAGAACTTAAACCTAACGGCTTATTTAATAAGAAAACACCACTCAGATGGCGATAAGAGCTTTTTTTCATAAATGAAAAGTCAAACAAGAAAGGTGTATTTTATCAAAACTATTCATCGGATTTTTAAAAATTAAACGCTCAAAAAAACAACATCTATGCTAAATTTATTTTCGTTTCCGAAATTAAAAGCAAATGGATTATGCTTAATGAATAAAAATGGAAAAAAAATAGCATTATTATGTAGCTTATTAATCATTTCAGCAGTCACGCTGAGCGTATTGTATTGGTTATATCCAAATCAGTCTCAGCAATCACTTAACTCAACTGATCAATATAGCAACAACAGCAATCCATCACAGTTGCATAAGAGTCCAAAGAATATCAATCAACTCGATACTTCTTTTAATAGCACCAGCCAAATGGATACTGAGATTGACTGCAAATTACAATTCAATAGCGCTCAGCATTTAATTGTGAATGAACACGTGCGGAATTGTTTTGAGTATTTTATTTCTCAATACGGCGAGCGAAATATTAATGAAATTCGTCATAACTTTCAGCTTTATCTCGCCAAAGCTTTCCAAACATCGCAACAACAGCAAATTTTAGCCTTATGGTCACGTTATTTAGATTATCGCCAAGAGCTCAGTAAGTTACAGACTCAACAACCCACACAGGAAAGCTATCAATATTTCCAAGCTATTTTTGACTCTATGCATGATTTAAAACAACGTTTCTTTTCAAATCCTGAAATTGAAGGCTTATTTGGAACGGAAGATGTTTATCAGCAATATACGCTTGATCGTATGCGAATTTTAGAAAACAACGCACTAGATGCCGCAGCGAAAGCCAAACAATTACAACAACGCTTTGAACAATTGCCTCAAGATTGGCAAGACAATCTCAAAGATTTATCCAAACTCGACGATTTGCATGCATTAACGGCACAAATCAAAGCAAGACATGGTTCAGCTCAAGAACTACGTGATATGCGTGTTAGTTTGGTTGGAGAGGCTGCTACTCAGCGTTTAGAGCAACTCGATCAACAACGATCTGATTGGAAACAGCGAGTTCAATCCTATCTTGATGAACGTAAAACAATTGTAGATAGCAATATGAGCACTTCAGCCAAAGATCAAGCCGTTCAACAACTCAAGCAAAAACAATTCCAATCAGCACAAGAACAACAGCGTTTGCAAACTTTTGAAACTGTCTATGACCAAGGAGGAACCTTACCTTTTAGTAATTAAGAAACATCTTAAGGCATTGAAATAACGCTATTTAGCAAGGATGCAATGTCTCGTTCGAAAGAACATCAAGACCCATATGAAAACAAAAATCGAGAGAAATATCATGCAAAAACTAATCCGCTGTCTTGCACTATCTATGATAGCAATGAGCGTATCAACAAGTTACGCATCAAATACAACGCAAGTTAAAGACAATAATGTCACGTCAACATATGCAAAAACCAAATATCCGATGGTCTTTGTACATGGTGTCGCAGGTTTTTCACGCGTTGGAAGTGATCCATTAGGCGTTGATTATTGGCATCAAATCCTACCCGACCTTGCACGTAATGGCGCAAATGTCTGGGCGACACGACTTTCACCTTTTAACTCAAATGAGGTTCGTGGTGAACAACTGGCGCAACAAGTTGAAGAAATTATTGCGATTACTGGACAACCTAAAGTTAATTTAATTGGTCATAGCCAAGGTGGTCCAACGATCCGTTACGTGGCTGGCATTATGCCAAGTAAAGTTGCATCATTAACCAGTGTAAGTGGCACTCATAAGGGTTCACCTGTCGCTAGTTTAATTATGAATGTAGATGGTACTGTCTTAGGTACAGCTGGCTCTGCCGTCGTGAACTTTTTCTCAGGAGCGATTACATGGTCACAAGGACTCAACCCCAAAAGCTACCCACATGATGCTTTAGCCGCTGGTCGTAGTATTTCAGTTGAAGGTTCAAAACAATTTAATACACGATTCCCTATGGGTGTACCAACCACAAGTTGTGGTGAAGGTAATTATCAAGAGAAAGGAATATATATGTATTCATTCTCAGGGACTCAAGCAGTCACAAACATTCTTGACCCACTAGATCCCCTATTTGCGGGTACGAGCCTAATTGTCGATATTAAAGGAGATAATGATGGTATGGTAAGCCGTTGTAGCGCTAAGTTTGGACGTACAATTAGAGATAATCTCCCTTGGAATCATGCAGATGAAGTGAATCAAGTTTTAGGTTTGAAATCACTGTTTGCACCTGATCCAATTGATATTTATCGTCAACATGCCAATCGACTAAAATTACAAGGATTATAAAACAGCCATAAAAAAATGCGCCAAAGGCGCATTTTTTTGCTTTACAACAAAGTTAAAATTAACCTTGTTTACGAGCTGGTAACTTTTCACGAATACGTGCAGCTTTACCAGACAACTCGCGTAGGTAGTAAAGTTTAGCACGACGAACGTCACCACGACGTTTCACTTCGATTTTAGCAACGATTGGAGAGTGAGTTTGGAAAACACGCTCAACACCAACACCGCTAGAGATTTTACGAACTGTGAAAGCAGAGTTTAAACCACGGTTTTTCTTCGCGATTACAACACCTTCAAATGCCTGAAGACGCTCACGGTCACCCTCTTTTACTTTAACTTGAACGATAACAGTGTCACCAGGAGCAAAAGCAGGGATATCAGTTTTTAACTGTGCATTTTCAACAGCTTGAACTAAAGGATGTTTACCACTCATTGTGGAATCTCCAATATGTGCGGGAGAGAAGAGGTCTCTTATACCGCTGAGGATAGAGGCTAAAACGCATATCGCTCGTTTAACTTTCCCTTTAAAGCAAAATTACTCTAAAGAGCCTATTTTCAACTTAAACTCAGTTTAAGTAGTAACTCGAAGCAAAGCTTCTCGTCTGTTGCAAACACAAACTTCTAACAGTTTAGTCTTGCGAATTTTTAAGCCATTTTTTTTGCTGTTTAGTCAACTCAACTTTATCAACCAACTCTGGTCGACGATCTAAAGTTCGTTGATAACGCTGTAAAAAACGCCATTTCTCAATATTGGCATGATGTCCTGATTTAAGTACCTCAGGCACATCTAACCCTTCGAAATGGTCTGGCTTGGTATATTGTGGACAATCCAGTAAACCATCCACAAAAGAATCTTGGATCGCAGATTGCTCATCAGACATGACATTTGGCAATCGACGAATAATACTATCAAGCAACACCATCGCTGGCAGTTCTCCCCCCGATAAAACGTAATCCCCAATTGACCATTCTTGATCAACATAATTTTGGATTAAACGCTCATCGACACCCTCATAACGCCCACACAATACAATCAAACCATCATAACCAACGAATTGTTGTACTGCCTGTTCATTTAAGGTTTTCCCTTGCGGTGACATATACACTACTGGGGCATGAACACAGCCTGCTTGTGTTGCAAGTTGTTTAGCATGGTTAATTGCTTTTGCCAAAGGCTCAGCCATCATCACCATACCAGGACCACCACCGAAAGGACGTTCATCCACTCTTTTGTAGTTGCCCTCAGCAAAATCTCGTGGGTTAATGCAATTGACTTGCACGATGTCACGCTTTGCTGCACGTCCGCTAATCCCGTGCGCTGTAATCGCTTCAAACATTTCAGGAAACAGTGTAATGACTGCAAAAAACACCGCAGACTCCTCTATTTTCCTGCTGCGCTACTATTCCCAAAAGGATTAGTAGTCTACGCCCCAATTGACGTAAATACGACCAGCTTCAAGATCAACGCGTTGTACCACATCTTTATGCCAAGGAATCATTCGCTCTTCAGCATCAATACTATCAGGTGTCGCTTTCACGACCATGACATCATTAGCACCGGTTTCAAACAGTTCGTAGATTTGACCGAGATTCACTTCTTGTTCTTCATCATCAAGACCTAACACGGTTAAGCCTTTAAGATCAGACCAGTAGTACTCGTCTACATCTGCTTTAGGAAGCTGTGATTTGGCAATCCAGATATTTGCACCAACTAAGTTTTCTGCACCCGTGCGATCATTCACGCCTTTTAATGCAACAACCAAGCCTTTGCCATGTGGTTTCCAACGTTTTACATCTATGGTTTGCCAACCTGCCTTGGTCTCAATGTACCAAGGAAGGTAGTCAAACATATTGCTCATAGGTTCTGTGTTAGAGTAAACCCAGAGCCACCCATTCAATCCATAAGCTGAACGTAACTGTCCAATCTGAATACGATCTTCTGGCACATTCTGTGTTGATGTCATGGGCTACCTACTACAATTATGCAGTAGTTGCAGCTTTTTTAGCTTGAGCAGCTAAAGAAGCAACGCGATCTGAAGGTTGAGCACCTTGAGCAACCCAGTGAGCAAAACGGTCAGCATCTAAACGAACTTTTTCAGCTTTACCTTGTGCAGTTGGGTTAAAGAAACCAATACGCTCGATGAAACGACCATCACGTGCATTGCGGCTATCAGTTACAATGATTTGATAGAATGGACGTTTTTTTGCACCACCGCGCGCTAAACGAATAACAACCATGAGAACAACCTTATAATTTTTACGGATTATCCCTGCGCCGACCATCGGCAGCACTTCAAACCCCTTTCATAGAGGGCAATATTCTACGTTATATTTGCTTTGAAAGAAAGACTAAATTCAGAGTTATCCACAGTTTTGAGCTTGTAAGAAGAGTTGCTAGTATCTGAAGTGGCACGCTACTTTAACTAAATCAGGAAAACTATTAAATAAAAAAGCAAGCTAATTAAGCTTGCTTTTGGAGACTGGAAAGGAACTGATTAACGTCCATCCCAGTTTGAAGTTTGGGAAAGGACACATGTAGATGCCCCTTTGGCCCAAAACCTCTGCCCTTGATCATTCAAACAGAGGACACCATTACCAAATTGATTTGTCCCACTTTTAGGTGTTGCAACTAATACCCAAGATGTCGCTAAAGTTGGTGAAGGGTTGAAACTCAGGTCATATAAAGCACCACCTTGTTTAGGTGTAGTAGTACCACCATAAAGCAAATTAACTGTTGCATTTGCAAATGTTCCATTGGTAGCTTTATATGCTTGCATACGTTGAGCAATAAATAGCATCTCACTTTGAGCATCTACACGCTGACTGCGAATCTTATACTGTATATACGAAGGGTAAGCAAATGCAGCTAAAACCCCTATAATTGTGACAGCAATCATCAATTCAATCAGTGTAAAACCTTTCTCTTCAATTACCATTTATTTTCCCCACCCACACCACAGCTAGTAAAAGTGACATTAGCAGCTGTTTTATTTCTACATTGTGTCCCAGTATTAGTCATTAAATAACTAAAGTTCTGCGGATCTGTGCTTTCAGCCCGAATCACCCATCGTTGCCCTAACGCCGTTACATCAGTCAATAATTTTGTAGTATCAGTACCATCCCTAATAGATAACTTATAACGAATATCAGTTCCAGTGGCACCAACAGGCAAAACTAGTTGAGATGTTACTGGGTCATACCCCACTAGATTACCAGTTGTGTTCTTATACATATAACTTGCATCAAAGCCTAAGTAACTAAAGTTTTTACCTTTATGGCGTTCCAATTGATCAGCTAAACGTTGTATTTCTTGTTGTGCCGTACTTGCAACAGCTCGACGTGAATACACTTGATAGCTTGGAATAGCAATGACGGCAAAAATAGTAATAATTACCAAAACTACCATTAACTCAATCAATGTAAAACCTTGCTGGGATGTTTGCATAGTCATTGATCCTTATTGCGCATACCGCTCATACCATCTGTTTGGAATGAATTTTAATGCACCTCCAGTCGCTATAAATTTTGGCTTATTCGCTGGTGTGCAAGTTTGCCCAGCAGGACACGTATCGTTCGGATCTGGTACAACAATAACTCGCTTGTTCGGATCCTCATCGGCACTACCAACATTCAAAGTTACAATCCCAGAACCAAGGTTATAGACGTACTTTTCACCATCTTTACAAACGCCACCAGGTAAACATATACGTTGAGTAAAAGTATGACCTTTCACGCCAGCACCACAACTAGACGTAGTACCATTGTTTGATGCATCAAATTG
Proteins encoded in this window:
- a CDS encoding lipase secretion chaperone → MNKNGKKIALLCSLLIISAVTLSVLYWLYPNQSQQSLNSTDQYSNNSNPSQLHKSPKNINQLDTSFNSTSQMDTEIDCKLQFNSAQHLIVNEHVRNCFEYFISQYGERNINEIRHNFQLYLAKAFQTSQQQQILALWSRYLDYRQELSKLQTQQPTQESYQYFQAIFDSMHDLKQRFFSNPEIEGLFGTEDVYQQYTLDRMRILENNALDAAAKAKQLQQRFEQLPQDWQDNLKDLSKLDDLHALTAQIKARHGSAQELRDMRVSLVGEAATQRLEQLDQQRSDWKQRVQSYLDERKTIVDSNMSTSAKDQAVQQLKQKQFQSAQEQQRLQTFETVYDQGGTLPFSN
- the rpsP gene encoding 30S ribosomal protein S16; this translates as MVVIRLARGGAKKRPFYQIIVTDSRNARDGRFIERIGFFNPTAQGKAEKVRLDADRFAHWVAQGAQPSDRVASLAAQAKKAATTA
- the trmD gene encoding tRNA (guanosine(37)-N1)-methyltransferase TrmD, whose translation is MFFAVITLFPEMFEAITAHGISGRAAKRDIVQVNCINPRDFAEGNYKRVDERPFGGGPGMVMMAEPLAKAINHAKQLATQAGCVHAPVVYMSPQGKTLNEQAVQQFVGYDGLIVLCGRYEGVDERLIQNYVDQEWSIGDYVLSGGELPAMVLLDSIIRRLPNVMSDEQSAIQDSFVDGLLDCPQYTKPDHFEGLDVPEVLKSGHHANIEKWRFLQRYQRTLDRRPELVDKVELTKQQKKWLKNSQD
- a CDS encoding esterase/lipase family protein — translated: MQKLIRCLALSMIAMSVSTSYASNTTQVKDNNVTSTYAKTKYPMVFVHGVAGFSRVGSDPLGVDYWHQILPDLARNGANVWATRLSPFNSNEVRGEQLAQQVEEIIAITGQPKVNLIGHSQGGPTIRYVAGIMPSKVASLTSVSGTHKGSPVASLIMNVDGTVLGTAGSAVVNFFSGAITWSQGLNPKSYPHDALAAGRSISVEGSKQFNTRFPMGVPTTSCGEGNYQEKGIYMYSFSGTQAVTNILDPLDPLFAGTSLIVDIKGDNDGMVSRCSAKFGRTIRDNLPWNHADEVNQVLGLKSLFAPDPIDIYRQHANRLKLQGL
- a CDS encoding type IV pilin protein; the protein is MVIEEKGFTLIELMIAVTIIGVLAAFAYPSYIQYKIRSQRVDAQSEMLFIAQRMQAYKATNGTFANATVNLLYGGTTTPKQGGALYDLSFNPSPTLATSWVLVATPKSGTNQFGNGVLCLNDQGQRFWAKGASTCVLSQTSNWDGR
- the truB gene encoding tRNA pseudouridine(55) synthase TruB; the encoded protein is MKKSSYRHLSGVFLLNKPLGLSSNSALQKVRRLFNAQKAGHTGALDPLATGLLPICLGEATKFSHYLLDSTKRYQTTVKLGQTTATGDVEGEILQQRDVPALTEANIEQVLEQFRGDIKQVPPMYSALKREGRPLYELARQGIEIEREARPVTIYELKLIDFTEDSLTLDVTCSKGTYIRVLGEDIGEALGCGGHLTKLHRTQTGHFEINPSYTIEYLEGLTQEQRDALLLPVYAPVEHFPRVQLPEGREKYFGNGQESNIEHEAAAEVLVFDGERCLGLAEITDKKRLVPKRLLNL
- the rimM gene encoding ribosome maturation factor RimM (Essential for efficient processing of 16S rRNA), whose product is MTSTQNVPEDRIQIGQLRSAYGLNGWLWVYSNTEPMSNMFDYLPWYIETKAGWQTIDVKRWKPHGKGLVVALKGVNDRTGAENLVGANIWIAKSQLPKADVDEYYWSDLKGLTVLGLDDEEQEVNLGQIYELFETGANDVMVVKATPDSIDAEERMIPWHKDVVQRVDLEAGRIYVNWGVDY
- a CDS encoding type IV pilin protein, which codes for MQTSQQGFTLIELMVVLVIITIFAVIAIPSYQVYSRRAVASTAQQEIQRLADQLERHKGKNFSYLGFDASYMYKNTTGNLVGYDPVTSQLVLPVGATGTDIRYKLSIRDGTDTTKLLTDVTALGQRWVIRAESTDPQNFSYLMTNTGTQCRNKTAANVTFTSCGVGGENKW
- the rplS gene encoding 50S ribosomal protein L19 translates to MSGKHPLVQAVENAQLKTDIPAFAPGDTVIVQVKVKEGDRERLQAFEGVVIAKKNRGLNSAFTVRKISSGVGVERVFQTHSPIVAKIEVKRRGDVRRAKLYYLRELSGKAARIREKLPARKQG